From the Bradyrhizobium ontarionense genome, the window CACCGTCGTGATCTCGGGCAGCTGATGCGCGATGTCAGCCGCCGTGAACAGCGTCCGCTCGGTATCCTCCAGGCTCGCGCCTTCGGGCAGATCGACCATCACGGCGATCTCCGACTTGTTGTCGAACGGCAGCAGCTTCACCGTGACAGACTTGGTCGCGAACAGCGTCATCGACAGCAGCGTGGCGAGGCCGACGCCAAGCAGGAAGATCCAGGCCGAGCGCTTGCTGGCGACGATGGGATGCGCAACGCTACGATAGATCCGTCCGAGACGACCTTCGCCATGCGCGTCATGTGAGCCCGCCGAGGCGCTGGTGGCCTTTGGCGCCAGCCGCAGCATCAGCCAGGGCGCCACGACCATCGCGACGAAGAAGGAGAACAGCATCGCGGCCGAGGCGTTGGCCGGGATCGGCGCCATATAGGGCCCCATCAGTCCCGACACGAACAGCATCGGGAGCAGGGCGGCGACCACGGTCAGGGTCGCGACGACGGTGGGATTGCCGACCTCCGCCACCGCCTCGATCGTCGCCTGCAGCCGCGGCCGGCCATCATGCATGCCCCAATGGCGGGCGATGTTCTCGACCACGACGATGGCGTCGTCAACCAGGATGCCGATGGAGAAGATGAGAGCAAACAGGCTGACCCGGTTGATCGTGTAGCCCATCAAATTGGCGGCGAACATCGTCAGCAGGATCGTGGTCGGGATCACCACGAAAGTGACCACGGCCTCGCGCCAGCCGATTGCAATCGCGATCAGAACGACGATCGAGATCGTGGCCAGGCCAAGATGGAACAGGAGCTCGTTTGCCTTCTCGTTGGCCGTCTCGCCGTAGTCGCGCGTCACGGTGACCGCGATGTCGTTGGGAATGAGGCTGGACTTGAGCCCTTCGAGCCGATGCGCGATGTCATGGGACACCACGACCGCATTGGCGCCGGCGCGCTTGGCGAGCGCGAGACTCACCGCCGGCACACGGTGCCACTCGCCTTTGTCGCTGCGGGCATCGTCCCAGACCCGATGCTCGGCGAGATTGGGACCGACGATGACGGTCGCGACGTCGCGCACGTACACCGGACGGCCGTCCCGCGTCGAGATCAGCAGCAGGCCGATATCTGGAATGCCCGTGAGCGTCTGGCCGGCTGCCACACTGCGGACGATGCCGCGGTCGCGGACGTCGCCTGCGAGGAACGAGCGGTTGGCGTCCTTCACCTTGCCAACGAGCTGCTGCAGCGTGACCCCGAACAGCGCGAGCTTCTCGGGATCCGGCTCGACCCGGATCTGCTGGGCGCCGCCACCCGAGATGTAGGTCAGGCCGATATTGTCGACCTTGGTCAGCTCGGAGCGCAGCTTGTCGGCGAGCTCGTAGAGGTCCTTGTCGGACCAGCGCTCGGCGGCCTCCGGCTTCGGCGACAGCGTCAGCACGGTAACGGCCACGTCGTTGATGCCACGCCCGACGATGAGTGGCTCCGAAATGCCGACGGGAATACGATCGAGGTTGGCGCGGATCTTCTCATGAACGCGCAGGATCGCGTCCTCGAACTTGGTGCCCACCAGAAACCGCGCGGTGACCATCACGCGGTCGTCCTCGGTCTGGCTGTAGACGTGCTCGACGCCGTCGATGGCCTTGACGATGGTCTCCAGCGGCTTGGTGACGAGCTCGACGCCATCGGGCGCGCGCAGGCCGTCGGCGTTGACGCGGATGTCGACCATGGGCACGCTGATCTGCGGTTCCTCCTCGCGCGGGATCACGACGACGGCGATGAGGCCGACCACGAGCGCCGCCAGCAGGAACAGCGGCGTCAGCGGCGAGGCGATGGTCGCCTGGGTGAGCTTGCCTGACAATCCCAGTTTCACGGCTGCACCAATTCGTCGCCGGCGCGCAGGCCGGACAGGATTTCGAGGCCATCCGGAAGATCGGCGCTCGGCAAAGCGCGGCCGCGCTGCACGGGAACTCTCACTTTTTGGGGCCCTTGCTGCAGTTGGACGTAGTCGATGCCGAACCGGGTGGTGACGTAACGCGCGGGGATCACGTAGGCGTCGCGCTTGCCGCCGGAGATCCAAACGCGCAACCGGTCGCCGACGAAGTATTCCCCGAGGCCGTTGACGATCGCGTCGGCGACGACGCGCCCTTCCTCGATCTGCGGATAGACCAGATCGATCACGCCCCATTTGTCCGACGTATCGCCGAACTCGGCGCCATCCAGGCGGACCTTGTCGCCGGCCTTCAGGAACAGCGCATGACGCTCAGGGACCCGCAGCCGCAGCTTGAAGTTCTGCTGTGCGATGGTGACGACGGGATCGCCTGGCAGCACGACCGAACCGACCGTGACGAGCTTCTTCAGCACGCGGCCGTCATCGGGCGCCAGCACCTGGCCTTCGGTCATCTGCTGATTGACGACGGCGCGTTCGGCGATCTTGGCCCGCAGCCCGTTCTCGGCGACGTTGAGGGCCGTACGGGTCTCGTCGAGCTTGACCCGGGGCAGGGTGCCGCGCTCCACCAGCCCTTCGGTCCGAGTGAAATCGATCTGCGCCTGGTTGGCCTGGGCCTGCAGCGCCTGGATCTGCGCGTCCAGCGACGTCAGCTGCAGTGCGAGCTTCTCGTCTCCAATCAGCGCGATCGGCTGGCCGCGCTTGACCGCATCACCCTCGCGCACCGACAGTTGCGCGATCGTGCCGCCGATGCGGCCACGTGCCGGCACCACGCTGATGCTTTCCACCGTCGCGAACACCGCCTTCTCGTCGGCCACCTGACGCGGCGACACCGTCAGCATCTCCGCGCGGGCCGGCGCCGCCTGCCACGCCATCGCGGCGATCAAGCCCAGGACCGATAATCTGCGCATCAGCCTATTCCTGTCTGTTCTGAATCAAATTGAGAGGTTGGGCGAAACGTCCGCAGTCGCGCACGCATCCCATCGGGATGAGCTTGCACCCTTGATCCTGCTCAAGTTCACGGGACGAGATCGTCATAGTGTGGGTGTGGCTTTCGGTGGTCGCGGTGTGCAGTACACCCGATAGAGTGTCTTGAGGACCTCACGGGCCGGTTCGCTCGTGATCGAATAGTAGATCGTCTGCCCCTCACGCCGGGCGGTCACCAGGCCGTCCTTGCGCAGCAGAGCCAAGTGTTGCGACACGGTCGAATCGCGCAGCCCCAGGAACTCGGCGAGATCGCCAACAGATCGCTCATCGTCGACCAGCTGGCAGATGATCAGGAGCCGGTGGCGGTTCGACAGCGCCTTCAGGAGATCGCTGGCCTGGTCCGCGGCCATTTCCATGATGTCGACGTCAAAATTCATAGTTGCGTATATACGGATATGCGAATATATAGTCAAGACCGGCTGCAACGTTGCCGGAAACACGAAGCAATAACAAAGCAAGTTCGGATGGAGGAACCCCAATGGCGGACGTCGTCGTGATCGGAGCAGGACTGAGCGGCTCGTTGATGGCTTACGAATTGTTGCCGCAGCTGAGGAAGGAGGACCGCCTGACCGTCGTCTCGCAGGGCTCCTCCTATCATTTCGTGCCGTCCAACCCGTGGGTCGCCGTCGGCTGGCGCAAGCGCGAGGACATCGAGATCGACCTCGTCGATGTCATGCAGCGCAAGGGCATCCGGCTGCTGACGCAGGGCGCCAAGCGGGTTCACGCGGCCACCAAACAGGTCGAACTGTCGGATGGTGAGACGATTCCGTACGATTACCTGGTGATTGCCACCGGGCCCGAGCTTGCCTTCGACGAGATTCCGGGGCTCGGACCGGATGGACATACGCAGTCGGTGTGCCATGTCGACCATGCGGCGCATGCGAAGGCTGCCTTCGACAGACTGGCCGAGAAGCCCGGGCCGGTGATCGTCGGCGCCGTGCAGGGCGCGTCCTGCTTCGGCCCGGCCTACGAATTCCTGTTCATCCTCGAGACCGAGCTGCGCCGCCGCAAGATGCGCGACCAGGTGCCGATGACCTTCGTGACCTCGGAGCCCTATGTCGGTCATCTCGGCCTCGACGGGGTCGGCGACACCAAGGGCCTGCTCGAAAGCGAGATGCGCGAGAAGCACATCAAGTGGATCACCAATGCGCGCGTCACCAAGGTCGAGGAGGGGCGCATGTCGGTCGAGGAGGTCGCCGACGACGGCGCGGTCCGCAGGACGCATGAGCTGCCGTTTGCCTACTCCATGATGCTGCCGGCCTTCCGCGGCGTCGGAGCCGTGCACGGCATCGACAAATTGACCAATCCGCGCGGCTTCGTCATCGTCGACAAGCATCAGCGCAACCCGACCTTTCCCGACGTCTTCGCCATCGGCGTCTGCGTCGCGATTCCGCCCATCGGTCCGACGCCGGTGCCGGTCGGCGTGCCGAAGACCGGCTTCATGATCGAATCGATGGTCACCGCGACCGCCTTGAACATCGGGGCGCTGCTGCGCGGCCAGGAGCCCAAGGCGCAGCCGACGTGGAATGCGATCTGCCTCGCCGACTTCGGCGATACCGGCGTGGCCTTCCTGGCCCAGCCGCAAATCCCGCCGCGCAACGTCAACTGGTCGTCCAAGGGGGAATGGGTGCATTACGCCAAGGTCGCCTTCGAGAGGTATTTCCTGCGCAAGATGAGGCGCGGTACGCCCGAGCCGTTCTACGAGAAGTTCCTGCTCGACCGGCTCAACATTGCAAAGATCAAGGAAGTCAGGACCGGCACATGACCGCCCGGATTGATCAGGCTCAAATTGAAGCATGAAGGTGTATGCCATGAACGTCGACAAAGCAGTTCTCACCTTTGCAGGGTTCGTCGTCCTGCTCAGCCTCTCCCTGGGCTGGCTCGTCAGCCCATATTGGTTCCTGCTGGCCGCCTTTGCAGGCGTGAACATGATCCAGGCATCCTTCACCGGCTTCTGCCCTGCGGCGATCGTGTTCAAGAAGCTTGGGCTCAGAAGCGGCAACGCGTTCTCCTGAGCGGCGCGCAGGGCGGGGTAACGAGATGAAGCGAGGATATCATGGCTGACTCGGACGAAACCTATATCGTCGGTCCGCTCTACAAGGCGCGGGACAAGGTCTATCCCGCGGCCGTCCACGGCCGTTTTCGCCGCATCAAATGGACGATCCTTTGCATCACGCTCGGCATCTACTATCTGCTGCCCTTCGTGCGCTGGGACCGCGGTCCGGGCATGCCGAACCAGGCGGTCCTGGTCGATCTGCCGCACCGCAGGTTCTATTTCTTCTTCATCGAGCTGTGGCCGCAGGAGGTCTACTACTTCACGGGCCTCTTGATCCTTGCGGCCGTGGCCCTGTTTCTGATGAATGCGGTCGCAGGCCGGCTGTGGTGCGGATACCTCTGCCCGCAGACGGTATGGACCGACCTGTTCTATGCCGTCGAGCGATGGGTGGAAGGTGACCGCCGCGAGCGCATCCTGAGCGACAAGCGAGGCTGGAGCTTCAGCCACGTTCGCAAGGTGGCAACCAAGCATTTTCTCTGGTTGATGATCGCCTGGTGGACCGGCGGCGCCTGGGTGCTCTATTTCGATGACGCGCCGACGCTGGTGAAGGACCTCGCCACCCTCCAGGCGCCGTTCGCCGCCTATCTCTGGATCGGCATTCTCACGGCCACCACCTACGTGTTCGCCGGCCACGCCCGTGAGCAGGTCTGCATCTACATGTGCCCGTGGCCGCGCATCCAGGCCGCGCTGACCGACGAATGGGCGCTCAACGTCACCTACAAGGACGACCGCGGCGAACCCCGCATGTCGGTCAAGAAGGCCGAGGCGGCGCGGCTGCAGGGCGAGCGGGCCGGCGATTGCGTCGACTGCCACCAATGCGTCAACGTCTGTCCGACCGGCGTCGACATCCGCGAGGGCATCCAGCTCGGCTGCATCCAGTGCAGCCTGTGCATCGATGCCTGCGACACCGTGATGAATCAGATCGGCCGTCCCACCGGCCTGATCGGCTATGACACCGACATCAACGTTCAGCGCCGCAGCGAAGGCAAGCCGGAGATCTACCGGCTGATTCGGCCGCGCACGATCATCTATGCGAGCTTCATCGCCATCGTCGGCGGCATCATGCTCTACACGCTGGCGACGCGGGGCACGATGGGCATCAATGTCCTGCATGAGCGCAACCCGCTGTTTGTTCAGCTGTCGGATGGTGGCGTGCGCAACGACTATACGGTGCGTCTGCTCAACAAGCGCGGCGCGCGCGATTTCGTGCTCGACGTCGTGGGCCTGCCGAATGCCAAGGTGACGGTGGCCGGCGAGACGCGCGAGTCGGACGGCCGCATGGTGATCGATGTCGGCCAGGACCAGACCCGCGAGATCCGCGTGTCGATCGAGGCCAAGGGCGGCGACCTTCCGACGGCCCCCGTCGACATCGAGATCAGGATCACGGATCCAGCGACCGGCAACGCGGTCAGCACGCGCGATCACTTCGTTCCGCCGACGCGATAGAGCGGCTGTCGTTCGGTGAGCTGCGAGGCGACAGCACCAGGCGGGCGGTCCATAACCACTGACAGAAAGAGGGAGGAGCAGCCGCTCCTCCCTTTTTTGTCTAGCCGGTTGTTCCAAATCAATGATGGATCGAGGCCGCAGGCAAAGCATCGTCGCGTCAAGGGATCGAGACTTCCCTAACGACGGAGAAAGACACATGTTCAAGGTCGCAATTCTCATCTGGGTCATGCTGGGCACGGTGCTGGCGGGCAGCGCGGTGACGGCGTTGCTGACCGTCCAGGGGCTCGTCGCGAGCCCGATGAAGGATCTGCCGCTGGCGGCTCTGGCCGGTTTCATCGTCGCCATGCCGCTGTCGTATCTCGTCGCGGCGAGGATCAACCGCAACGGCCGGGGCCGCACGGCTTGACGGTCGGCAATGGACGATAGCGTGATCGTTGGCGTCCCACGGCCGAACGCGGCGGCATGTGTGCCCGTCGGGGCAGGCAGATCGGGTTCACGGCTCAAATAGCAAACTCGCGATGCGGCAGGACGTTCTCGCAACGCCTGTCGCGTCCGAGGTGTGCCGGTCGTCGGCGCCCTCATTAGGAAGAGGGCGCGGGGAATGCCGGGCGCTGGCCGCACCCATGGCCCGCCTGCAGAAAGAAAGCAGGCGGCAGTCACCACAGGTTCAGCCGGAGACACCCGGCATTCCCCGCGCGATGGTTTTCACGCTTATATCGCGCTCTCCTCGGTGTGCCGGGCTTGATAGCCACCGTCGCCCTCGGGATCATCATCACCCAAAGACTTAGCGCCAGCGTCGGGGCGCCAGGACCACGCGACTTCACGTCCGCGCCATGCCGTTCGTCCGCGTGCATGAGCACGCTGCGGCACCGCGCGGCCATCGCCTTCCCACCTCGCGTGTCGTGACGATCGCGATACGCCCCTCTTGCCGAGGCGGGATGGCGATACTCAATCATGAATTCTGGAAAAGCGAAAGAAGAATATTTTTCGCGAGGAGACTGGACAAGGGTGATCTCGTTGAGTCCGCTCGCAAACCAGCGCTTTTCGCGCAAGGGTCGGGGGCGGCGAACACGCGTGCTCTACCGCTTCCGGACCGTTGTCATGCGACACGACCGCCGACGCCCGATTTGCCCGTCGGGTCGAAGCGAATCGTTCTGCGATGCGCCGCCGCTCAAACTTCCCGCTTCGCCGGCACCATCTTGTCGTAGACCTTGCTGCCGAGCAGGGCGGCATGGCTGACGAACAAGAGCGAGGTGAAGGTGCCGTCGATCTGCGGCATGGAGGTCAGCACCGAGGCATTCTGAGCCGCCGCAAAGACGATGCGCACCGCGTCGATGTTCGAGACCACGTCGAACAGCACCAGGAGATAGCTGATGCCGAGGATGCCGGTGATGGCGACATGCTGGATCCTGTTGATGTCGACCATGTTGCTGCGGCCCTTGACCTCCTGCAGCACCATGTCGGACAGCGCGGCCTTGTCGGGGCCGGTCTTGTCGGCCAGATACTTCGGCGCCTGCGTTGGCGAAGCGGCGTCGGGGGCGGTCTGGTCTTGGGTGCCGACGATGGTCGAGTTCGAGATCAGGCGCGACAGGAACGGCGTGGCGACGGCGAACCCGCCGACGAGACCGAGATAGAGGGGGATGCTCGGGAACAGATTGTAGGCGTCGAGCGCGGCCTTGGCGGTGTTGGGCGTCTCCTTGGCGGCGGTTGCAGCCGCCGCCTGCTGCTGCAGTTCGGTAATAACAAGGCCACCGAAGCCGTAGTTGAAGAGACCGCAGACCAATAGGCCCGACAGCAGGATGATCGACCACATCGCGAGTTGGGCCAGGGTGAGGCTCATGCGGTTGCGCTCGTCGATGATGGGCCCCAGCGCGCGGCCGGTGATGCCGAAGCCGCAGGCGATGAACAGCAGCAGCAGCGAGAGCAGCGCGAGGCAGAAGGGAATGACCAGTGACATCGTGCCGTTGATGGCGCTCGACCAACCCAGCGGCTGGCTGGCAAACCATTCCGGCCATGTCGTCTTGCGGCTGGCCTTCACGCCGGGCTTGGCATCGGCGTCGGGATATTGCGCCGACGCGACCACGGTCTGGGCCGCGGCGAACTGCGCGCGGCAGTCCTTGGCCTTGTCGGAATTGGGACGCCATTTGACGCTGTCGAGCACGGTCGGTTTCTCTGCGGTCGCAACCGTGCAATCGAGGCCGTCATCCGCGCCGCCGAGCGCGACGCGCGCGCTCTGGACGAACTGGCCGAGCGACAGCCGTGCGCCGACCCCCATGCCGTAGGAGCCGAGCGCGGCCAGCACGAACAGCGCGAGGGCCACGACGAACAAGGCGACGCCGGTCTTCGGCATCGCCTTCGAGGTCGATCGCGGCTCCGCCATCGGCGCGCTGCCGCCGGTCACGCCGGTGCCGGTCATCGCGTTGACGAGCACCGGATTGCTACCGGAGCCCGCATCCGTCGCAGCATCGCGCGTGAAGACGTCGACGGTCTGTCCGTTGGCGAGCGCCTGATGCAGCTGATGCGTGATCTTGTCGGCAGCGAGATCGCTCCAGGGGGCAGGGGGCGGCGGGGTCGTGGTTTTGTTGAGCCGCAGGGTGTCGCCGTCGGCCTCCCAGATGATGATGCGGCCTTGCGGCGCGGTCGCGCCGCGCGCATTTTCGGTAATCGACAGGATCGCGCGCACGGTGTCGCCGAACTCGCGGTCCTGCACCGACGGCAGTTGGTCGCGCCGCTCGAATCCTGCGCCGTCCACGGCGGCCGCGAGCTGCGCAACGAGCCGCCTGACGCCGTTGACGCTGCCGCTGCCGTCGGCGGGCGCATTGCCGAGCGCCTTGGTCTCCGCCCACACGATCTGGGCCAGTTCACCTGATGAGAGCGTCATGTGTTTCTCCCGGGGGCAATCGTTCGTTCAGTATCGATCGGTCTTCGGCCGTGATTATCGTCGTCCATTCATTGGAGCTGGCTTGTCACTTCGAAAGCCAGTCCTGCAGGAATTTTCGCGTGGCCTCGTCAGTCTTGCGGTCTGTGCCGAGATTGAAATCCTTCCACATCTCCTTGCCCCGGTTCGGCGCATGACAGTTCGGGCAGACCGTGCCCAGCTGTTCCTGGACGGTCGGGAATGCATTGCGGTTGGGATCCGGCGGCTTGTAGCCCGGCGGGCTGGGATGCGCGTTCGGATCGCGTGGTTGAACCGGCTGCGGCTGGGCCTGCGCCGGCAGGCTCTGCGGCCGCGGCGGCAGGTTCTTGACGGCCGATCGCAGCGCCGTGAGCGCCTGTCCGGTGACGCTGGAGCAGGTCGGAATCCTGTTGAGGGCCTCGACCTCGGCCGGTGTCATCTTCGGTCCCGGCAGATCCTTGGGCAACCGACCGTGACAGGAGGGACAGACGTCATCCTTGCCGGCGGACGGCTTCGGCGCCGGCAGCCGCGCGGCAGGCGGCACGCCCTGGATTGATGCGTCGGCGAGCTGCGCCGCGATCAGCACCGTTTCGGTGTCCGTCGCGCCTTCGGGGAAGGCTTTCATGAACTCGGTGACGAAAGCAGCATCGACGCATCCATCCGATCCCATCCGGCCCACGAGGATGTTGTAGATGCTGATCTCGTTCGGCCGCTTGCCGTCGAGCTGCTTGTAGGCCCTGTCGAGATCGGTCTCGGTGGCGGCGTCGTAGGCAGCCTCGCTTCCCTTGCTGCTCAGATAGCCGGTGCCGCCTCCGACGATTAGGCCGCAGATCAAGATGCCCCATCCCGCGGTCTCGATGTCGAGCAGGAGATTGCAGACGACGTAGCTTCCCAGCGCGCCGCCAGCCAGTCCACCGGCCGCGCCGGCCAGCACGCGCGGGCGCTGCTTCGGCGTCGCGGTGTAGAGCTGGTAGCCGGTAATGATGGTGAAGGCGGCGATGCCGCCGATCTTGAGCCCCTTGAACAGCAACGCCATCCGGCGCGCGCTGTTGGCGGCGGCTGCCGCCCCCTCCGCGGCGCCTTCCAGGGCGCCTGCTTCGCCGCTCGCGCCCGCGAGTGTCTTCTGCGCCAGCGCCTCCACCAGCGCCTGCGGCTCACCCGACAAGGACTCGACGGCGGCGATGCTGCCGTCGGCGTTCTGCGTGATCCTGATCGTGATCTGCTCGGGTACCTTGGCGCCGGCCGGCGCTGACGCGTTGACCTGCTCGAGGTTCTTGCCGAAGGTGTACCTGACTTCCGATACCGTCGTGCCATTGGCATTGCGGACGGAGTTGACGACCTCGACCTTGGTCTCGACCTGCACCGAGGTGGCCTGCTGGCCGGCCGGCGCGCCGGGCACGGCCTGTGCTCCTTCTGCGGCGGCGACCGCCGTCTCGGAGCCCTTCAGGACGGTCAGGCTGCTGCTCTGCAGGTTCTTGATCTCGAAGGTGAGCTCCGGATATTTCAGGCTGAGCTTCTTCAAGACGCCGGCGGCGGTCTCCGCGTTGGTTGCGCCCTGGCCGCAGGTCGCGCACACCTCCTGCTCGATCAGCATCCAGACGCGGCGGCCCTTGAGCTGGTCGCGCGGGATCTTTGCGAGCGCCTCCTCGAGCTGGTCTGCGATGTGCTGTTCGGCGTGACCATGCGTGTGCGGCAGCGTCTCGGCACTGGTGTGAGGCGGGAAGTTGGATTGCGCATTGTAGCCCGGACCGCCCGCCAGCTTCGACTGGCCGACGAACGTACGGTTCTCCAGGCCGGGAATGTCGGTGCGGGCTGCGCCGACGGTGCCGCCTTCGACCTCGATGTTCGGCGCCACGGCATTGGGCTCGATGCGGGTGACGCCCGTGGTGGCGCGATTGGCCTTGATGTCCTTCGTCAGGATATCCTGCATGCCGTTTTGCGAGAAGCGCCCTTGCCCTGCAGCGTCGGCCGGCTTGATCACGCGGCGTGCGTATTCGTCTGCGGCCAGCTCATCATTGCCCTTGGCGAACTGGGCGAGCTGGCCGTTGCTCATGTTGGCGTAGCGATTCTGCAGCGCTTCGACCGCTGCCGCGTCGCCGTTCTTGACCAGCTTGCGCAACTGGTCGATGGACAGCTTCGTGTAGTCCGGGGCACGTCGCAGCACGGCGCCCTGGCCGCGCTGCTGCACCACATGCGTCAGCTCGTGGGCGAGCAGGCGCTGGCCCGCGGCCGAGGCGGGCGCGTAACGTCCGTCGCCGAACACGACGTTGTGGCCGACCGTGTAGGCCCGGGCGCCGACGGCCCGCGCTGAGGCAGCCGCGCGCGCATCGGTGTGGATGCGGACGCCTTCGAAGCTGTGGCCGAAGCGGCCCTCCATGGTGGCGCGTGCGGAGCGTTCGAGCGGCTGGCCGGGCGAGCGCAGCACCTCGTGGACGATCGGCGGTGCAATGCTGGCCTGCGCGCGAGGGCCGCCATCCTGGGCCGCGTTGCGCCGTAGCGTGTCCTGCCGGCACGAGGCGCAGGTGCCGCCGCACTCACACTGGCGCTGCAGCGCTGATGCTGGCCGGAACGAACCGACGCTGGACTGTGGAGCCGACGATGGCCTCGCCGTGACCGGGCCCGGACGCGCCGCGGCCCCGTCCACGACGGTGCGCGCGACCGCCTCCGCCTCGTGCTCGGCCGGGTCGTCGACCGCGCCGATCTCCAACTGGGCCTGCAACGGCTGCAGCAGCGGCGACGGCGGCTGCAGGGCGACGCCCGCGCCGGGCCGCTGCGCATGGGCCGCACGGGGGCTGGCGGAGCTATGGGACGCGGCCGCCTTCATTCTGGCACCCCGCGCTTGTCGGAGTTCACGTCCCCGATGCCGCCCATGCGCCGACCAAGATCCACAAAGATCCGACCAACTGCTGGAATTCTTTGCTCAGTCTTCATTTGTCTTCCATCTTGATCCCGTCGGTCCTCGGTCATGTCGAGCATGATGCGTCACTTCGAAAGCCACTCCTGCATGAGCTTGCGCGTGGCCTCGTCGTTCGGCTGCTTGCCGAAGGGCGACGGGCCGTTTCCGAAGCTCAGGTC encodes:
- a CDS encoding DUF4157 domain-containing protein, whose product is MKAAASHSSASPRAAHAQRPGAGVALQPPSPLLQPLQAQLEIGAVDDPAEHEAEAVARTVVDGAAARPGPVTARPSSAPQSSVGSFRPASALQRQCECGGTCASCRQDTLRRNAAQDGGPRAQASIAPPIVHEVLRSPGQPLERSARATMEGRFGHSFEGVRIHTDARAAASARAVGARAYTVGHNVVFGDGRYAPASAAGQRLLAHELTHVVQQRGQGAVLRRAPDYTKLSIDQLRKLVKNGDAAAVEALQNRYANMSNGQLAQFAKGNDELAADEYARRVIKPADAAGQGRFSQNGMQDILTKDIKANRATTGVTRIEPNAVAPNIEVEGGTVGAARTDIPGLENRTFVGQSKLAGGPGYNAQSNFPPHTSAETLPHTHGHAEQHIADQLEEALAKIPRDQLKGRRVWMLIEQEVCATCGQGATNAETAAGVLKKLSLKYPELTFEIKNLQSSSLTVLKGSETAVAAAEGAQAVPGAPAGQQATSVQVETKVEVVNSVRNANGTTVSEVRYTFGKNLEQVNASAPAGAKVPEQITIRITQNADGSIAAVESLSGEPQALVEALAQKTLAGASGEAGALEGAAEGAAAAANSARRMALLFKGLKIGGIAAFTIITGYQLYTATPKQRPRVLAGAAGGLAGGALGSYVVCNLLLDIETAGWGILICGLIVGGGTGYLSSKGSEAAYDAATETDLDRAYKQLDGKRPNEISIYNILVGRMGSDGCVDAAFVTEFMKAFPEGATDTETVLIAAQLADASIQGVPPAARLPAPKPSAGKDDVCPSCHGRLPKDLPGPKMTPAEVEALNRIPTCSSVTGQALTALRSAVKNLPPRPQSLPAQAQPQPVQPRDPNAHPSPPGYKPPDPNRNAFPTVQEQLGTVCPNCHAPNRGKEMWKDFNLGTDRKTDEATRKFLQDWLSK